The Planctomycetota bacterium region TCCTCGACATCACCGCCACCCTCGAAGGACGCCGGACCCTCCTGGACGCCGTCCGCCGAACCGTCCGGCGCATCCGCATCCCGCTGACCGTGGGCGGCGGCATCCAGAGCGTCGCCGACATCCAGGCGCTTCTCGACCTCGGCGTGAGCAAGGTGTCGATGAACACGGCCGCGGTCCGCAATCCGGGTTTGGTCGAGGAGGCCGCAGAAAAGTTCGGCGGCGAGAAGGTCGTCGTCGCCATCGACACGCGCGCTTCGGACGGCGTCGCGTCCGGTTTCGAGGTGGTCGTTCGCGGCGGGACCGAGGCCACGGGCCTCGATGCCGTCGAATGGGCCAGGAAAGTCGTGGACCTCGGGGCCGGCGCCATCCTGCCGACCAGCATGGACGCCGACGGCACGCAGGCGGGCTACGACATTCCGATGACGCGGGCCATCGCCGATGCCGTCCGGGTTCCCGTCATCGCGTCGGGCGGGGCGGGCGCCCTCGAGCACCTCTACGAGGCCGTCGCCGACGGCCACGCCGACGCCGTCCTCGTGGCCTCTATCGCCCACTACGGAACGTTCACCATCCGCGAAATGAAAGAGTACCTGGCGGGACGCGGAATTCCGGTGCGCCTGTAGGGCTCACGTCGGCGCTCGGCGGCGTCAGCCCTCCGCGCCGTCCCAGCAATAGGTGCAGAGTTTCTCTTTCGGCAGGCCGATCGCCTTGACGAGGTCCGCAAGCCTCTGGTAGCGAAGCGACGTCAGGTTCAGCCGCTTCCGCACCGCCTCGACCATGGCCTGAAACCGCTTCGAGCCCTCGTCGGCATACTCCTCGACGTGCCGGTCCGCCGCGCCCTCCAGGGCGACCATGGCGGTCCGGGCGGCCAGGTCGAGTTCGCTGCGGGAGCGCGAAAAGTTCAGAAACTTGCAGCCGTACACGAGCGGCGGACACGCCGGACGCATGTGCACCTCCCGCGCGCCGCAGTCGTACAGCCGCTCGATGATGTCCTTCAGTTGCGTCCCCCGGACGATTGAGTCCTCGCAGAACAGGAGCCGTTTCCCTTCGATCAGTTCCTGGATCGGAATCAGTTTCATCCGCGCGACGACGTCGCGGATTCTCTGGTCCTGCGGCATGAAACTGCGGGCCCACGTCGGGGTGTACTTGACGAACGGCCGCTGGTACGGCACGCGGGCCTCGTTCGCGTAGCCGATGGCGTGGCCGGTTCCCGAATCCGGAATCCCGGCCACGAGGTCCACCTCGCGATCCTCGCGCCGCGCCAGCGCCGCCCCGCACCGGTTCCGCACCACCTCGACGTTGATCCCCTCGTAGTTCGACGCCGGGTACCCGTAGTACACCCACAGAAAAGCGCAGATCTGCATCTTCCCGCCGGGCGGGCGGCGCTGCTCCGCGCCCTCCTCGGTGATCCGCACGACCTCGCCCGGACCGAGATAGCGGTCGATCTCGTAGCCCAGGTTCGGAAACGCGCACGTTTCCATCGTGGCCGCGTACGCTCCGTCCTTTCGGCCGATGATGACGGGCGTCCGGCCGAGACGGTCCCGGGCCGCGTACATCCCGTCCTTCGTCAAGAGCAGGAGCGAACAGGACCCCTCGACGGCCTCCTGGGCCCGCGCGATGCCGGCCTCAAACGTCGCTTCCTGGTTGATGAGCGTGGCGACGAGTTCCGTCGGATTGACATCTCCGCCGGCCATCTCCGAAAAGTGGGTGGTCCGCCTCTTGAACGCCTCCTGCGCCAGGGCATCGCCGTTCCGCACGACGCCCACCGTCACGATGGCATAGGCGCCGAGGTGCGAACCGATGATGAGCGGCTGGTCCTCGAAATCGCTGATGACGCCGACGCCACGGCTCCCGCTCATCTTCCGAATGTCGTCCT contains the following coding sequences:
- the hisF gene encoding imidazole glycerol phosphate synthase subunit HisF, which codes for MDYRRIIPCLDTKNGRLVKGVNFVDLKELGDPAEAGAAYSEAGADELVLLDITATLEGRRTLLDAVRRTVRRIRIPLTVGGGIQSVADIQALLDLGVSKVSMNTAAVRNPGLVEEAAEKFGGEKVVVAIDTRASDGVASGFEVVVRGGTEATGLDAVEWARKVVDLGAGAILPTSMDADGTQAGYDIPMTRAIADAVRVPVIASGGAGALEHLYEAVADGHADAVLVASIAHYGTFTIREMKEYLAGRGIPVRL
- a CDS encoding amidophosphoribosyltransferase, whose translation is MGGFFGVASRTDCVEDLFYGTDYHSHLGTKRGGLAAIHFGGFTRFIHDITNSQFRSKFEDDIRKMSGSRGVGVISDFEDQPLIIGSHLGAYAIVTVGVVRNGDALAQEAFKRRTTHFSEMAGGDVNPTELVATLINQEATFEAGIARAQEAVEGSCSLLLLTKDGMYAARDRLGRTPVIIGRKDGAYAATMETCAFPNLGYEIDRYLGPGEVVRITEEGAEQRRPPGGKMQICAFLWVYYGYPASNYEGINVEVVRNRCGAALARREDREVDLVAGIPDSGTGHAIGYANEARVPYQRPFVKYTPTWARSFMPQDQRIRDVVARMKLIPIQELIEGKRLLFCEDSIVRGTQLKDIIERLYDCGAREVHMRPACPPLVYGCKFLNFSRSRSELDLAARTAMVALEGAADRHVEEYADEGSKRFQAMVEAVRKRLNLTSLRYQRLADLVKAIGLPKEKLCTYCWDGAEG